One region of Citrus sinensis cultivar Valencia sweet orange chromosome 6, DVS_A1.0, whole genome shotgun sequence genomic DNA includes:
- the LOC102631381 gene encoding protein ABSCISIC ACID-INSENSITIVE 5, with translation MVAPEPETLSQGEVESALRADQHQKTLTLLGRQSSIYSLTLDEFQHTLCESGKNFGSMNMDEFLTSIWNAEENQAINSSTQDSNINGNNIINNAMSNNHTVQHLLVNETTTATTAHGSIVKQPSLSRQASLTLPAPLCRKTVEEVWSEIHRGQQGGHQQNSRVTENNSNNNNNVWNPEAASGQPTFGEMTLEDFLIKAGVVREQNTTPVAQPPPQQQFGTYQTNNNPVMSPNFGTGHVLGLTGISNGASNNGSVPVPAPAYQQMPPAREVVGSDQSSAYMGPSNEKGNGGYSATQQPPQLPPPPPPLAVCYGGRVGTGGGYASGGQPVAAMSQVSSEAVGTDQQVDGSASHQFGMDHMGGIRKKRIIDGPVEKVVERRQRRMIKNRESAARSRARKQAYTVELEAELNQLKEENAHLKQALAEMERKKKQQYFEELKMKPYTKAQKSKEKLRIMRRNLSCPL, from the exons ATGGTGGCACCAGAGCCGGAAACGCTGTCCCAAGGCGAGGTGGAATCAGCATTGCGGGCAGACCAGCACCAGAAGACATTGACGTTACTCGGACGACAATCATCCATTTACTCACTAACCCTGGATGAGTTCCAGCACACGCTGTGCGAGAGCGGCAAGAACTTCGGGTCAATGAACATGGATGAGTTCCTTACCAGCATCTGGAACGCCGAAGAAAACCAAGCCATCAACTCTTCTACCCAAGACAGTAATATCAACGgcaacaatattattaacaatgcTATGAGCAATAACCATACGGTACAGCATCTTCTTGTCAATgaaacaacaacagcaacgACAGCCCACGGAAGTATAGTCAAGCAACCGAGCTTGTCAAGGCAAGCGTCGCTTACGCTTCCGGCGCCGCTGTGTAGAAAGACGGTGGAAGAAGTTTGGTCTGAGATACACAGAGGACAGCAGGGTGGGCACCAGCAGAATAGTAGAGTGACTGAGAATAATagcaataacaataataatgtgTGGAATCCTGAAGCTGCATCGGGGCAACCAACTTTTGGGGAGATGACACTGGAGGATTTCTTGATTAAAGCTGGTGTAGTGAGGGAACAGAACACAACGCCAGTGGCGCAGCCTCCGCCGCAGCAGCAATTTGGGACATATCAGACTAATAATAACCCCGTGATGAGTCCTAATTTTGGCACCGGGCATGTCCTGGGACTGACTGGTATTAGTAATGGTGCTAGCAATAATGGCAGTGTGCCAGTGCCAGCTCCTGCTTATCAACAAATGCCTCCTGCCCGGGAAGTCGTTGGATCGGATCAGTCATCGGCATACATGGGACCCAGCAATGAGAAAGGAAACGGTGGCTACTCAGCTACGCAGCAGCCCCCGCAGCTGCCGCCGCCGCCACCACCTCTGGCTGTTTGTTATGGTGGGAGGGTGGGGACTGGAGGTGGGTATGCGTCTGGAGGACAGCCGGTGGCAGCGATGAGTCAGGTGTCGTCCGAGGCGGTGGGTACTGACCAGCAGGTTGATGGTTCGGCGAGTCATCAGTTTGGGATGGATCACATGGGCGGGATTAGAAAGAAGAGGATAATTGATGGGCCAGTGGAGAAGGTTGTAGAGAGGCGGCAGCGGAGGATGATCAAGAACAGAGAGTCTGCTGCAAGGTCTAGAGCTAGAAAGCag GCATACACAGTTGAATTGGAAGCCGAACTGAACCAACTTAAAGAAGAGAACGCTCACCTTAAGCAAGCTCTG GCCGAGATGGAGAGAAAGAAGAAGCAGCAG TATTTTGaggaattaaaaatgaaacccTACACGAAGGCCCAGAAATCTAAggagaaattgagaataatGAGAAGAAATTTAAGTTGCCCATTGTAA
- the LOC112498566 gene encoding uncharacterized protein LOC112498566, with amino-acid sequence MASGDLIKDSSVNKSPTKALHLAAGIEQEQEEEEEELFEINLEAVNSIPPPQYYWESYVTATSNTLLANCLLPISDVSSAIPIVSKSSSDMLSAAERMANLIMVAESVKNFPGKFLWVPCNYTGTCGIS; translated from the coding sequence ATGGCTTCTGGTGATCTTATTAAAGATTCTTCGGTAAATAAATCGCCCACCAAAGCTCTGCACCTAGCTGCAGGCATCgaacaagaacaagaagaagaagaagaagagctgTTTGAGATCAATCTTGAAGCAGTGAACAGCATACCACCACCTCAATATTACTGGGAAAGCTATGTTACTGCAACAAGCAACACACTTCTTGCTAATTGCCTGCTGCCGATATCCGATGTGTCCAGTGCAATTCCAATTGTGTCAAAGTCGTCGAGTGATATGTTGTCTGCAGCTGAGAGAATGGCAAACTTGATCATGGTTGCTGAGTCTGTGAAAAACTTCCCGGGAAAGTTTCTTTGGGTTCCTTGTAATTACACGGGGACTTGTGGGATTAGTTAA
- the LOC102629484 gene encoding uncharacterized protein LOC102629484: protein MTKEFSVPPVVFPSGGNPTTAGNINQRRVPTAPFQPNRPASSAIPFMSFDIGSATPASYGGPISTSTSAGGSASFDDEEPLLDELGIHPDQIWKKTKSILNPFRVNPTVHKGSDLSGPIVLYLSFGLFQLLAGKLQFGVILGWIVVSSIFLYVVFNMLAGRNGNLDLHTCTSVVGYCMLPVVILAAFSLFLPQGGAIRFAVSAVFVLWAARASTNLMVSLADGGEEHRGLIAYACFLIYTLFSLLVIF from the coding sequence ATGACGAAGGAATTTTCGGTCCCACCAGTAGTATTCCCTTCGGGCGGCAATCCTACCACCGCCGGCAACATTAACCAGCGCCGGGTCCCAACGGCGCCGTTTCAGCCCAACCGACCTGCGAGCTCCGCGATCCCCTTCATGTCCTTCGATATCGGTTCCGCAACTCCGGCGTCCTACGGTGGTCCAATTTCCACTTCCACGTCAGCCGGTGGGTCAGCGTCATTCGACGACGAAGAGCCTCTACTCGACGAGCTCGGTATCCACCCAGACCAAATCTGGAAAAAGACAAAGTCAATTTTAAATCCGTTTCGTGTAAATCCGACGGTTCACAAAGGTTCGGATCTATCCGGCCCGATTGTACTTTACCTTTCATTCGGACTCTTTCAACTCCTCGCTGGCAAGCTTCAATTCGGCGTGATTCTTGGTTGGATCGTGGTCTCGTCGATCTTTTTGTATGTTGTTTTTAACATGCTAGCGGGACGTAATGGGAATCTTGACTTGCACACGTGTACCAGCGTGGTTGGTTACTGTATGCTACCGGTGGTGATCCTAGCGGCATTTTCTCTGTTCTTGCCGCAAGGTGGGGCGATTCGGTTTGCCGTGTCCGCGGTGTTTGTACTGTGGGCGGCGAGGGCTTCCACGAATCTGATGGTTTCGTTGGCTGATGGAGGAGAGGAACACCGCGGGTTGATTGCGTATGCTTGTTTCTTGATTTACACACTGTTTTCACttcttgttatattttga
- the TFL gene encoding terminal flower (The RefSeq protein has 1 substitution compared to this genomic sequence), with protein sequence MAARMLEPLAVGGVIGDVIESFTPSIKMSVTYDNKQVCNGHELFPSTVVSKPRVEIQGGDMRSFFTLVMTDPDVPGPSDPYLREHLHWIVTDIPGTTDATFGRELVSYEIPRPNIGIHRFVFVLFKQTRRQTVNPPSSRDHFNTRAFAAENDLGLPVAAVYFNAQRETAARRR encoded by the exons ATGGCAGCAAGAATGTTAGAACCTCTCGCTGTTGGAGGAGTCATTGGAGATGTGATTGAATCCTTCACTCCAAGCATCAAAATGTCTGTAACTTACAACAACAAGCAAGTTTGCAATGGACACGAGCTCTTTCCGTCCACAGTTGTTTCAAAACCTAGGGTTGAGATTCAAGGAGGTGATATGAGATCATTCTTTACACTG GTTATGACTGACCCGGATGTTCCTGGCCCTAGTGATCCTTATCTAAGGGAGCATCTCCATTG GATTGTGACAGACATTCCAGGAACAACAGATGCCACATTTGGTAG GGAATTGGTGAGCTACGAGATACCAAGGCCAAATATAGGGATCCACAggtttgtgtttgttttattcaAGCAGACTCGGAGACAGACAGTAAACCCACCTTCATCAAGAGATCATTTCAACACCAGAGCCTTTGCTGCTGAAAACGATTTGGGTCTCCCCGTTGCTGCCGTTTACTTCAATGCTCAAAGAGAAACTGCTGCCAGAAGACGCTGA
- the LOC102628744 gene encoding uncharacterized protein LOC102628744 → MAGGVNRKISAASARAHTRRGKQSSSKIPSGIVTAMLAVLIVGISALAYQVIQPPPPKTCGSPGGPAVTAPRIKLRDGRHLAYKEHGVPKDNAKYKIFFVHGFDSCRHDSAVANFLSPEVIEDLGVYIVSYDRAGYGESDPNPNRTVKSDALDIEELADQLGVGSKFYVIGYSMGGHPIWGCLKYIPHRLAGAGLLAPVVNYWWPGFPANLSKEAYYQQLPQDQWAVRVAHYIPWLTYWWNTQKWFLPSAVIAHRMDIFSRQDVEVLSKWSPEENNYMALARQQGEYESLHRDMMVGFGTWEFDPLDLKNPFPNNEGSVHLWHGDEDRLVPVILQRYIVQRLPWIHYHELSGAGHMFPFTDGMSDTIVKAVLTGDK, encoded by the exons ATGGCGGGAGGGGTGAACAGGAAGATATCAGCGGCGTCAGCCAGGGCTCACACCAGGAGGGGGAAGCAGAGCTCTTCTAAGATTCCATCTG GGATAGTTACAGCAATGCTGGCAGTCTTGATAGTGGGGATTTCAGCATTGGCTTATCAAGTGATTCAACCCCCTCCTCCGAAGACATGTGGGTCTCCAGGTGGCCCTGCTGTTACGGCACCGAGAATAAAGCTTAGAGATGGAAGGCACCTAGCCTACAAAGAGCATGGTGTCCCAAAAGATAATGCCAAGTATAAGATTTTCTTTGTCCATGGTTTTGATTCTTGCCGACATGATTCTGCTGTTGCAAATTTTCTATCTCCG GAAGTCATTGAAGATTTAGGAGTCTATATTGTGTCTTATGACAGAGCTGGCTATGGAGAAAGTGATCCTAATCCAAATCGAACAGTTAAGAGCGATGCTTTAGATATAGAGGAGCTTGCTGATCAACTGGGAGTAGGTTCTAAATTCTATGTGATTGGCTATTCCATGGGTGGACACCCTATTTGGGGCTGCCTCAAGTATATTCCTCACAG GTTGGCAGGAGCAGGCCTGTTAGCTCCAGTTGTTAACTACTGGTGGCCTGGTTTTCCTGCAAACTTGTCTAAAGAAGCCTACTACCAACAGTTACCACAAGACCAGTGGGCAGTTCGTGTTGCTCACTACATACCCTGGCTCACGTACTGGTGGAACACTCAGAAGTGGTTCCTTCCTTCTGCTGTTATAGCTCACAGAATGGATATTTTTTCTCGTCAAGATGTTGAAGTCCTATCTAAGTGGTCTCcggaagaaaataattatatg GCACTAGCAAGGCAGCAAGGAGAATATGAATCTCTTCATCGTGACATGATGGTTGGATTTGGAACATGGGAATTTGACCCGTTAGATCTGAAAAACCCATTTCCAAATAATGAAGGTTCTGTGCATTTGTGGCATGGAGACGAAGACCGTTTGGTGCCTGTTATACTGCAGCGCTATATTGTACAGCGACTCCCTTGGATACACTACCATGAGTTGTCGGGTGCTGGGCACATGTTTCCATTCACCGATGGAATGAGTGACACCATAGTGAAGGCAGTTTTAACCGGGGACAAGTAG
- the TFL gene encoding terminal flower isoform X1 codes for MAARMLEPLAVGGVIGDVIESFTPSIKMSVTYNNKQVCNGHELFPSTVVSKPRVEIQGGDMRSFFTLVMTDPDVPGPSDPYLREHLHWIVTDIPGTTDATFGRELVSYEIPRPNIGIHRFVFVLFKQTRRQTVNPPSSRDHFNTRAFAAENDLGLPVAAVYFNAQRETAARRR; via the exons ATGGCAGCAAGAATGTTAGAACCTCTCGCTGTTGGAGGAGTCATTGGAGATGTGATTGAATCCTTCACTCCAAGCATCAAAATGTCTGTAACTTACAACAACAAGCAAGTTTGCAATGGACACGAGCTCTTTCCGTCCACAGTTGTTTCAAAACCTAGGGTTGAGATTCAAGGAGGTGATATGAGATCATTCTTTACACTG GTTATGACTGACCCGGATGTTCCTGGCCCTAGTGATCCTTATCTAAGGGAGCATCTCCATTG GATTGTGACAGACATTCCAGGAACAACAGATGCCACATTTG GAAGGGAATTGGTGAGCTACGAGATACCAAGGCCAAATATAGGGATCCACAggtttgtgtttgttttattcaAGCAGACTCGGAGACAGACAGTAAACCCACCTTCATCAAGAGATCATTTCAACACCAGAGCCTTTGCTGCTGAAAACGATTTGGGTCTCCCCGTTGCTGCCGTTTACTTCAATGCTCAAAGAGAAACTGCTGCCAGAAGACGCTGA
- the LOC102628443 gene encoding germin-like protein subfamily 3 member 2 translates to MSPKLFVLFVIFILHGHGSRASDPDPIQDFCIPNPKFGSIKVAHLTILPCKNSSEATTDDFVFSGLKSAGNFSDTGLATIPVNPTVFPGINTLGMSFVRADLRVGAINPPHFHPRATEIAYVVQGSVYSGFVDSSSRVFARVIKQGEVMVFPRGLMHFQMNVGDEPATIFGSFNSQNPGNQKIPSAIFGSGIDVELLEKAFGLSPKQIGTMRRRFDPKTVQ, encoded by the coding sequence ATGTCTCCAAAactgtttgttttgtttgttatttttattctgcATGGTCATGGCTCTAGGGCTTCAGACCCAGACCCCATTCAAGATTTTTGCATACCAAACCCTAAGTTTGGTTCAATAAAAGTAGCTCATCTTACTATTCTTCCATGCAAGAATTCATCAGAAGCAACCACTGATGATTTTGTGTTTTCAGGCTTAAAATCTGCTGGAAACTTCAGTGACACCGGCCTCGCAACGATCCCAGTGAACCCTACAGTTTTCCCGGGGATTAACACCCTAGGGATGTCATTTGTTCGAGCTGATCTTAGAGTTGGCGCCATAAATCCACCTCATTTTCACCCAAGAGCTACTGAAATCGCGTACGTGGTGCAAGGAAGCGTATATTCAGGATTCGTCGATTCGAGTAGCCGCGTTTTTGCCAGGGTGATTAAGCAAGGAGAGGTGATGGTGTTTCCTCGTGGACTGATGCATTTTCAGATGAATGTTGGTGACGAGCCTGCTACAATATTTGGAAGCTTTAATAGCCAGAATCCTGGAAATCAGAAAATCCCCTCGGCCATTTTTGGCTCTGGGATCGATGTGGAGCTTCTGGAAAAGGCGTTTGGATTGAGTCCTAAGCAAATTGGGACAATGAGGAGAAGATTTGATCCCAAAACGGTGCAATGA